A single genomic interval of Musa acuminata AAA Group cultivar baxijiao chromosome BXJ3-4, Cavendish_Baxijiao_AAA, whole genome shotgun sequence harbors:
- the LOC103983443 gene encoding B3 domain-containing protein Os02g0683500-like: MEFTTGRRDGFYIIGEESKHPSLCPLSSSSSSTPPISSAFRWHVGPSDSASNGTGGGRRESNFFTEKEHMFDKVVTPSDVGKLNRLVIPKQHAEKYFPLDLAANEKGLLLSFEDRTGKSWRFRYSYWNSSQSYVMTKGWSRFVKEKRLDAGDIVSFGRGVGESGSDHLYIDWKPRLENHDIPRLPPLVPLTGVSLTPPLGPWGGRFFVPPGAGHYHHRLAFGYDTMISGTTSADQFHFFGSSVAGAPPQLGVQHDSGSAPPLVLNSQPLLHNQAEAKRVRLFGVNLDSPETQDDPGAPADRSPSARRLRTCSPHPFPPFPRGSTESSAASSSTSKEQHLTLDLGL, translated from the coding sequence ATGGAGTTCACGACCGGAAGAAGAGATGGTTTCTATATCATAGGGGAAGAATCCAAGCATCCTTCCCTTTGTCCtttatcttcttcctcctcctcgacgCCACCGATATCTTCTGCCTTCAGGTGGCATGTTGGTCCATCCGATAGCGCAAGCAACGGCACCGGCGGTGGCCGCAGAGAGAGCAACTTCTTCACGGAGAAGGAGCACATGTTCGACAAGGTGGTCACGCCGAGCGACGTCGGCAAGCTGAACCGGCTGGTGATCCCCAAGCAGCACGCCGAGAAGTACTTCCCGCTGGACCTGGCAGCGAACGAGAAGGGGCTACTGTTGAGCTTCGAAGACCGGACGGGGAAGTCGTGGCGCTTCCGCTACTCCTACTGGAACAGCAGCCAGAGCTACGTCATGACCAAGGGCTGGAGCCGCTTTGTCAAGGAGAAGAGGCTCGATGCCGGGGATATCGTCTCCTTTGGCCGCGGTGTGGGCGAGTCCGGGAGCGACCACCTCTACATAGACTGGAAGCCGCGGCTAGAGAACCATGACATACCCAGGCTGCCGCCACTGGTACCACTCACGGGAGTATCCTTAACGCCGCCATTAGGACCATGGGGCGGCCGGTTCTTCGTCCCTCCGGGAGCAGGGCACTACCATCACCGCCTTGCTTTCGGTTACGACACCATGATCTCCGGCACCACTAGCGCAGATCAGTTTCATTTCTTCGGATCGTCGGTGGCAGGGGCACCACCGCAGCTTGGGGTGCAACATGACAGCGGCAGCGCCCCGCCGTTAGTCCTCAATTCGCAGCCACTCCTCCACAACCAGGCTGAAGCCAAGCGCGTGAGGCTGTTCGGCGTGAACCTTGACAGCCCCGAGACGCAAGACGATCCCGGAGCTCCTGCTGATCGATCTCCCAGTGCGCGGCGGTTGCGGACGTGCTCTCCGCATCCCTTCCCTCCGTTCCCACGTGGGAGCACGGAGTCCTCGGCAGCTTCGTCATCAACGAGCAAGGAGCAGCACTTAACGTTGGATCTTGGCTTGTGA